The DNA sequence AAGCAGCCCGGCTTCGAGCAGTGTGATGTACTTAAGTGCGGCCAGGCATGCGGCCGGACTTCCGCCTGAACCCGGCTTCGGCCAATGTAGCGTGGACCGGCCAGTTACGCAGGCACCGAAAGGCACGCCAGCTGCCGCGCCCCGCCCTAGGACATACATGTCAGGTCTTATCCCCGCATGCTCAATCCCAAGCATCCTGCCAGTTATTCCAGGCGCAAGAAAGGTCTCGTCGTCGATTAGGAGCGCCCCGGACTGTCGACAAAGTTCAGCCGCGTACCCAGCCCGTTCATCAAGTGGGTGGACAACCACGGCGGCAGCATCCAATCCCAATTCCGGCTGCGGCGAATCAACTTCGGTTAGGTACACCACGTTCTTCCTGCCGGTTTGCCGGCAGGCGAGCGCGACCGCGCGGGCCATCGCTTCGCGCCCCGAATCGCAGAGCACAACCCTGCGGTTCATGCCGCCGGGCACAATTTCGGCCAGCTTCCGCTGAAGCTCAACCCGCTCTGGCCATTCAAGACCAGCCTGTACCTCAAATTGCCCAACAGTGTCCATTACGTCTGGGTGATTGTACCCCAGCGGCATGACTCCGCCGCAACTGAAGTCGAGGAACCGCGTTCCTTCCA is a window from the candidate division WOR-3 bacterium genome containing:
- a CDS encoding aminotransferase class III-fold pyridoxal phosphate-dependent enzyme; translated protein: MSGSHTAAYSPPDSLGRADPVWVCRAEGVWVQDLEGTRFLDFSCGGVMPLGYNHPDVMDTVGQFEVQAGLEWPERVELQRKLAEIVPGGMNRRVVLCDSGREAMARAVALACRQTGRKNVVYLTEVDSPQPELGLDAAAVVVHPLDERAGYAAELCRQSGALLIDDETFLAPGITGRMLGIEHAGIRPDMYVLGRGAAAGVPFGACVTGRSTLHWPKPGSGGSPAACLAALKYITLLEAGLLDAGRMLAGRLAGLLSEVAQQCHGCRVVGTGLVLGLRFDDPGRAARFVQQCRASGLILGRMGDCTVAVSAPLVAGPTELDFALAVITKVLANG